ataatttttttttacaataaaataatatatcaaatctgaaatgcaTATCTTACTTATTTACAAAATAGTAATATAaattagaatgaatttcaaatacgaTAGTTATTACATGAagttaaaatatatcataattaacatgaaatactatataaacaagtaaaatgtgaatttgaagtttatgatattatttcttttaacaacaaaaatacatttaaaatttatcaatccAAACGCAACATTAGGTTGTAGTTGGATGAAATTATTTGAAACTATGGATTTCATATCTATTCATTTTAGATTCATTTGATTGTTTGGATTAATTTATGTAGAGTGAATTTCATTCATCACTTACTCATCCATGTAAATAGATAAAATGATAATTATAATTGATCTGAAATGCGTTAAGATGATTATATTAAAGAGTATTatatgccaaaaaaaaaaatattttcccccaAAAACTAATGTATAAATCTCATGGGCTTGCAAAATTAAAGCAAATTTAAGGCAAAAGTATATTTATTCCCGTAAGTATCTAGTATATCCACAATTAATTTATgaggtattttaaaattatctatGATTCAAACAAACAACCAAATAGATTTATAGTACCATTGAAGCAACTCCAGTTGCTTCTTGGTGCACCGTGCATCCACTTCTCTATCTCCTATGTAGCACCCAACACAAACCGTCATTTCAATATACTCaaataaataagtttttttttgtgAGATTATCTCACGGGTCTATATCCATAAGACGAGTCGACCTGATACATaaatatcatgaaaaataatacatttgtcattttaaaaaaaacaataaattttcatgatttGGATCGTGTTGGAGATACgtttcataaaattgacatatgaTGTACTCTCAGGAGAATTTTTGTGTAGTTAAATTATGGTCAACCAAAGTTCAACTCTTCCATTTACATTGAATTCATACGGCACCATGTATTGCTAATTCTCGTGTTCTTCGTGTTTTGACCTATAAGGAATATTGTTCGACAAACATGTGTAAATATATCAACAGCAGTATAAattgtaaatttgtgttttatcagatttaagtgttgtgtcaaatttacaacatttaagacaacatgcagcggaatagtatattttgtaacacaaatttactttaaataaataggatggacaagattaaatatgcacaagtatttatatttGTGCGGTGCCTCATGGCAAAAATTATTCAATAGAAAACCAAaacgtttacacaaaaaccaatcactagtgattatggcaaaaatcaatttcctcaatattttgagaaaataaatgctttctaaaacaaataattagaataaaaaCTTATTCAAGAAAGCAAAAAACGTGAGCCAAAAGACTAGAGTAACAAAAAACGATAACTTcgttacggatgttgtctgcagatgtgtCCAACATGCAAGGCAACACACGGTATCTGCACTTTTCACAACAACGTCTTTGTAGAATAATTTTCTCTGAAGAACACGACGTGCGAAAGTTTGATATGAATTATTGAATGAGGAAGAGTGAGAACGCATCAATGTCCCCGATCTCCTATTTATAGACTTTTACtttatctccacaaggaaacATATTTCACAAGGAAAATAAgagtttaattagaaataaactccttttaaatattaatactAGACTTTTACTTTATCTCTACAAAGAAACCTATTTCACAAAGAAAGTAAgagtttaattagaaataaactctttttaaatattaatatcatatctcattaaatcatcatcataaatatcatatctagaatatatttggataaatatCTCATTATCAAGAAAGACAAAATCTCATGAAATATTacactcaatcaaatcaacgagaaaaagataatattaaGTAAATCATTTACGTTAGACAATTATATcaattaaattgaaaaataatattttccatCATGACCGAAACAATCACATCATCCAATTTAATTCACACGGCTTCTCGTGCCTCTCCTTAATTGGTTGCCTTGTCTGTTGATCGAATTAAACTTCTTCTATATATTCTCGAAGCCAACCAGTTGGAATCTTGTCTTGAGTCGTGCTTCACTGATGCTTTGCTTGATATAACCAACCAGCACAATTCCATACACGAGATTTCACCTTAATTACTTCGTTTGCCAATTCTATTGTCAAACGAGCTCTTTTATATAAAGTCGAGGAAAGATATGAATTTCCGCATTAAAATTTTGTTGGGGTATATGAACGAGCACTTATAATCGAAAAGGATTCAttcacattaaaaaatatattatttatatttaatttagacTCTCTTGGGTGAAAAATTCTGATTTCgccttgtttaaaaatatagtatagatatataaCAAAACCTCGGAATTATTGCACAAAGATTattgaatttcaaaaaaaaattgcacaaaAGATCGATATGATGAACCTCATATGTATTATTAAATAGTCGTCCCTAGATAATTATTGAGAGTAACTCAGCTCACCCAACCCTTCTACAAATTAAGTTCTACTTTGTCTTGTGCATAGCAGATTAGACTTTACCTATATATAAACATGTTCCGATCTACGACAACTTATGAGAAAATGTTTTAGTTCAATTTCTGATATTGTcgatataatttaattttttaagcgATTTTTTTTATGCAGATCCTTGAAATTTAATTCATATTATtctattaagtttgagacacttagagtaactaactttggtgtcatggtctgttttaataattatatatattaatgaaatgttaaaattttaacggAAGTTATATGTAGTTCAGCGGATAGAGTCATTGTTTTTTGGGCATTAagttatatgtttaattcttaTTGAGATCATTTTttgattcttttatttttctatttattttttaatttatatatcaaaattacagtgtagtctctcactatttcttataattatattttgatcatcatttaaatataaaccaaatgaattataaaaaatatcatacaagCACGCAACGTGTGTATCGGTGCACTGAtatatatttatggatttttctCAAATCTGTTCAAGCACTAAAAAATGAGAAGTCCATTCGGTATGTCTTCGTCACTGCAATTggcttttattattttgttgattaattattttgactCGTTTTTACAGTCAGTCAGTTTTATGtggatttcttgaaaaatataatgtGAAGTATTTATAGAATATCGATATTCAACTTGTAATGTAGATTtggttaaatatatttttgcttttatttataaaaaaattcatccataaatgataattttttcactttttattttttcactttgTCCACTCGAACTACGTTTCGAACATTCGAATTATTATAAGATCttgttgtaatttttttttggctaCATCGTTCAGATTTGTAGATGTATTCCCAATAAAGATGCTGCAATTTGTCAAAAGTCTTAAAACTTAACTATTATTTGCTAACACAAAAAAACTTATCTACTTAGGTCGACTATCTAgtatttttccatattttcattttctttattttttcaatattaatcattacatatgtaaattatttttaaaataatattttttttaagatcgACAGGTCGATCATGCTTACGAacgataataaataataattttgaaaaaattaatatttttttcatagatgattaAATCAGAAATATACCTCACAAAAgttttcatttttataaaattatcaaaTCGTTTGTgtaaattaacttattagtcGCATAAACTAATAGATATTGAATAAACGCCTTATAAAATCTATTTAATCCAATGGTTTAGaggatttttaaatttcaaatttcaaattaactTTCGAATTGATCGTTGATAGAAATATTGAAATTctatatgaaaataataatgaattgCTAAAAGATCATCAAGAACAAGTGTAGATTAAGATTAATGTCTGAGTTTCAACTTTGAATCAAACAATTTAACACAAATTTCCGTGTAATCATTACTCGGCTATAGCGATGAGTACAGGTCGCCAAGCTCTCCTCAGCAACCGCTGCCGAAATGTGGCCGTAATTGACCGCAGCATAAGATCCTCATTCCCCCTTACGCCGTTCCCCGAGCCTCCTCCTCCGCCGGATTGCGAGAACCCGTCACTCACACTCTTCGAAACCCTACCCCTGAACGCCGGCGGCGACGACACAAACAAATCATTCAACTTGTGGCGGACCGACAACTCCGCCCCATTCTCCGGTGAGCTCTCTTTGTCACTGCTCCCCCTCCGATCCGGCGAGCTTATATCTCCCCGCTGCACCCGCCTTGTCCCGCTGCTTCCTCCACCGCGGACGAGCAGCATTCGAAGAGTCTTTCTCCGGCGGAGGTGGATCACCGGGCTCGCAGCTGGGCTCCTCTTCGGGCTCCCCGCGACTGCACCCCCACCCTGGGTCGCTAACAGCTTAAACTTCTGCAGAGTCGACATCCCGTTTCACAGATTTCCTCCTCTAGCTCCGAGTAGAATCAAACAACCCCACGAGTAACAAAACAAAACATGAAACAGAAAATTAATTTGACATATATTCAAGGGATGAAGCTGAAGGGACAAGGAAAAGCACGATCTGGGTATATTGTGAAGAGGACTCAGCGATGGTATAATCCATTCagaaaattgaaataattat
The genomic region above belongs to Primulina huaijiensis isolate GDHJ02 unplaced genomic scaffold, ASM1229523v2 scaffold36969, whole genome shotgun sequence and contains:
- the LOC140968422 gene encoding uncharacterized protein, with the translated sequence MSTLQKFKLLATQGGGAVAGSPKRSPAASPVIHLRRRKTLRMLLVRGGGSSGTRRVQRGDISSPDRRGSSDKESSPENGAELSVRHKLNDLFVSSPPAFRGRVSKSVSDGFSQSGGGGGSGNGVRGNEDLMLRSITATFRQRLLRRAWRPVLIAIAE